One window of Nymphaea colorata isolate Beijing-Zhang1983 chromosome 1, ASM883128v2, whole genome shotgun sequence genomic DNA carries:
- the LOC116246056 gene encoding uncharacterized protein LOC116246056 isoform X1, which yields MELKGNFVHQLQILPRSFRVPKMFPGRTRVFCTIRVSPFRDVLTVSSSRWKRVEALNNDGFQSLQQSSIGSGDISKLPDLSFDRLQISDQECHKGPKRVFGRYVARGAVLDEEYWTAAWLRAESHLEHVAYTRYADVYKRNFAEQEFNSLKERCAERPGNTFKCYCIVAAKKEEKNVRRTLLNSIVGTLDVCIRSFSHGESFPGDLRRAATFTAVGASCMRRYAYVANLCVAKYARRQGIGKNMMYLAIDFAMLAGIKKIFIHVNGTNKPAQELYQKIGFEMVEEASSPMAMDERLLMCLNL from the exons ATGGAGCTCAAGGGGAACTTTGTTCATCAACTGCAAATTTTGCCGCGCTCATTTCGTGTTCCGAAAATGTTTCCCGGCCGGACCCGCGTGTTCTGCACTATAAGAGTCTCGCCTTTTAG GGATGTGCTTACTGTCTCctctagcagatggaaaaggGTTGAAGCACTGAATAATGATGGCTTTCAAAGTCTTCAGCAATCTTCAATCGGTTCAGGCGACATCTCAAAGTTGCCTGACCTTTCGTTTGATAGACTGCAAATCAGCGATCAAGAGTGCCACAAAGGACCTAAAAGGGTTTTTGGTAGATACGTCGCCCGTGGTGCTGTATTAGATGAAGAATATTGG ACGGCAGCATGGTTACGGGCTGAGAGTCATTTGGAACATGTAGCATATACACG ATATGCTGATGTTTACAAAAGGAACTTTGCTGAGCAG GAGTTCAATTCTTTGAAAGAACGATGTGCTGAACGGCCAGGGAACACATTCAAGTGCTATTGCATTGTTGCA GCCAAGAAGGAGGAAAAAAATGTTAGACGAACTTTGTTGAATAGCATTGTTGGGACACTTGATGTATGCATTCGATCATTTTCTCATGGGGAGAGCTTCCCAGGG GATTTAAGAAGAGCTGCAACATTTACTGCTGTTGGTGCTAGTTGCATGAGAAGGTATGCTTATGTTGCAAATCTCTGTGTGGCAAAATATGCTCGACGACAAGgtattggaaaaaatatgatgtatCTGGCTATTGATTTTGCAATGTTGGCAG gTATCAAGAAGATATTTATCCATGTGAATGGGACTAACAAGCCTGCTCAAGAACTTTATCAGAAGATTGGTTTTGAG ATGGTGGAAGAAGCTTCATCTCCTATGGCAATGGATGAGAGGTTGCTTATGTGTTTGAATCTCTAG
- the LOC116246056 gene encoding uncharacterized protein LOC116246056 isoform X2, with protein sequence MELKGNFVHQLQILPRSFRVPKMFPGRTRVFCTIRVSPFRDVLTVSSSRWKRVEALNNDGFQSLQQSSIGSGDISKLPDLSFDRLQISDQECHKGPKRVFGRYVARGAVLDEEYWTAAWLRAESHLEHVAYTRYADVYKRNFAEQAKKEEKNVRRTLLNSIVGTLDVCIRSFSHGESFPGDLRRAATFTAVGASCMRRYAYVANLCVAKYARRQGIGKNMMYLAIDFAMLAGIKKIFIHVNGTNKPAQELYQKIGFEMVEEASSPMAMDERLLMCLNL encoded by the exons ATGGAGCTCAAGGGGAACTTTGTTCATCAACTGCAAATTTTGCCGCGCTCATTTCGTGTTCCGAAAATGTTTCCCGGCCGGACCCGCGTGTTCTGCACTATAAGAGTCTCGCCTTTTAG GGATGTGCTTACTGTCTCctctagcagatggaaaaggGTTGAAGCACTGAATAATGATGGCTTTCAAAGTCTTCAGCAATCTTCAATCGGTTCAGGCGACATCTCAAAGTTGCCTGACCTTTCGTTTGATAGACTGCAAATCAGCGATCAAGAGTGCCACAAAGGACCTAAAAGGGTTTTTGGTAGATACGTCGCCCGTGGTGCTGTATTAGATGAAGAATATTGG ACGGCAGCATGGTTACGGGCTGAGAGTCATTTGGAACATGTAGCATATACACG ATATGCTGATGTTTACAAAAGGAACTTTGCTGAGCAG GCCAAGAAGGAGGAAAAAAATGTTAGACGAACTTTGTTGAATAGCATTGTTGGGACACTTGATGTATGCATTCGATCATTTTCTCATGGGGAGAGCTTCCCAGGG GATTTAAGAAGAGCTGCAACATTTACTGCTGTTGGTGCTAGTTGCATGAGAAGGTATGCTTATGTTGCAAATCTCTGTGTGGCAAAATATGCTCGACGACAAGgtattggaaaaaatatgatgtatCTGGCTATTGATTTTGCAATGTTGGCAG gTATCAAGAAGATATTTATCCATGTGAATGGGACTAACAAGCCTGCTCAAGAACTTTATCAGAAGATTGGTTTTGAG ATGGTGGAAGAAGCTTCATCTCCTATGGCAATGGATGAGAGGTTGCTTATGTGTTTGAATCTCTAG